A genomic segment from Rhabdothermincola sediminis encodes:
- a CDS encoding aconitate hydratase codes for MAVTASTPIELVRAVYDRLPDRVALVRERLGRPLTFAEKVLANHLRDLEHQELVRGHTYADLDPDRVAMQDATAQMALLQFMTAGLPRVAVPTTVHCDHLIQAREDGKRDLLAALETNTEVYDFLESVSARYGIGFWKPGSGIIHQVVLEQYAFPGGMMIGTDSHTPNAGGLGMVAIGVGGADAVDVMTGYPFNVRWPRLIGVHLTGELDGWSAPKDVILKVAEILTVKGGTGAIVEYFGPGAESLSCTGKATICNMGAEIGATTSLFAYDAAMARYLEATGREEIAAAAAPVAHELRADPEVYDDPNGFFDQVIEIDLRDLEPLINGPHTPDRARPVSQLGHEAEREGWPLVISAALVGSCTNSSYEDISRAAAIARAAKARGLKARTALMVTPGSERVRATIERDGLLGDLEAIGATVLANACGPCIGQWARSDVHEGDVNVIVTSYNRNFPKRNDGLASTLAFVTSPETVVALALAGRIDFDPRTGTLVNDAGEEVRLEVPAGEELPARGFESGESGFIAPPDDPSGVEVKVDPNSDRLQLLEPFPAWDGQDFLSLPVLVKAKGKCTTDHISAAGPWLRYRGHLENISGNLFLGAVNAFTGETGTGKDQLDGQTKPFPEIAKHYHQAGVGWVAVGDENYGEGSSREHAAMEPRYRNAKAIIVRSFARIHETNLKKQGVLPLTFADPHTYDLIDEDDRISILGLAELAPDQPVSCRIEKPDGTVVEFRCLHSMNEEQIEWFKAGGALNIIRQRSR; via the coding sequence ATGGCAGTCACCGCGAGCACCCCGATCGAGCTGGTCCGAGCGGTCTATGACCGACTTCCCGACCGGGTGGCGCTGGTGCGCGAGCGCCTCGGGCGGCCGCTCACCTTTGCCGAGAAGGTGCTCGCCAACCACCTGCGCGACCTCGAGCACCAGGAGCTGGTCCGCGGCCACACCTACGCGGATCTCGACCCGGATCGGGTGGCCATGCAGGACGCCACCGCCCAGATGGCCCTGCTCCAGTTCATGACCGCCGGGCTCCCCCGTGTGGCAGTGCCCACCACCGTCCACTGCGACCACCTCATCCAGGCCCGCGAGGACGGCAAGCGCGACCTGCTCGCCGCGCTCGAGACCAACACCGAGGTCTACGACTTCCTCGAGTCGGTGTCCGCCCGCTACGGCATCGGGTTCTGGAAGCCCGGCTCGGGCATCATCCACCAGGTCGTGCTCGAGCAGTACGCGTTCCCGGGCGGGATGATGATCGGCACCGATAGCCACACCCCCAACGCGGGGGGTCTCGGGATGGTGGCCATCGGCGTGGGCGGCGCCGACGCGGTCGACGTCATGACCGGTTACCCGTTCAACGTCCGTTGGCCCAGGCTGATCGGGGTGCACCTCACCGGTGAGCTCGACGGCTGGTCAGCACCGAAGGACGTGATCCTGAAGGTGGCGGAGATCCTCACCGTCAAGGGCGGCACCGGCGCCATCGTCGAGTACTTCGGTCCGGGAGCTGAGTCGTTGAGCTGCACCGGCAAGGCCACGATCTGCAACATGGGCGCTGAGATCGGCGCCACCACCTCGCTCTTCGCGTACGACGCGGCCATGGCCCGCTACCTCGAGGCGACCGGGCGGGAGGAGATCGCCGCCGCGGCAGCCCCCGTAGCCCACGAGCTGCGCGCCGATCCCGAGGTGTACGACGATCCGAACGGGTTCTTCGACCAGGTCATCGAGATCGACCTGCGCGACCTCGAGCCGCTGATCAACGGCCCCCACACCCCGGACCGGGCCCGCCCGGTGAGTCAGCTGGGGCATGAGGCCGAGCGGGAAGGCTGGCCGCTGGTGATCAGCGCGGCCCTGGTGGGCTCGTGCACCAACTCGAGCTACGAGGACATCAGCCGCGCCGCAGCCATCGCCCGGGCCGCCAAGGCCCGGGGGCTCAAGGCCCGCACCGCCTTGATGGTCACCCCCGGCTCGGAGCGGGTGCGGGCCACCATCGAGCGGGACGGTCTCCTCGGTGACCTCGAGGCCATCGGCGCCACCGTGCTGGCCAACGCCTGCGGACCCTGCATCGGCCAGTGGGCCCGATCCGACGTGCACGAGGGCGATGTCAACGTCATCGTCACCTCCTACAATCGCAACTTCCCCAAGCGGAACGACGGCCTGGCCTCCACGCTGGCCTTCGTGACCTCGCCGGAGACGGTGGTGGCCCTGGCACTCGCGGGCCGCATCGACTTCGACCCCCGCACCGGCACGCTCGTCAACGATGCCGGGGAGGAGGTACGCCTCGAGGTGCCCGCGGGCGAAGAGCTCCCCGCTCGGGGCTTCGAGTCCGGCGAGAGCGGCTTCATCGCCCCGCCGGACGATCCCTCCGGGGTCGAGGTCAAGGTCGACCCCAACTCCGACCGGCTGCAGCTGCTCGAGCCGTTCCCGGCGTGGGACGGGCAGGACTTCCTCTCGCTGCCGGTGCTGGTCAAGGCCAAGGGCAAGTGCACCACCGACCACATCTCCGCCGCCGGTCCGTGGCTGCGCTACCGGGGCCACCTGGAGAACATCAGCGGCAACCTGTTCCTCGGTGCGGTCAACGCCTTCACTGGCGAGACCGGTACCGGCAAGGACCAGCTCGACGGGCAGACCAAGCCGTTCCCCGAGATCGCCAAGCACTACCACCAGGCGGGCGTCGGCTGGGTGGCGGTCGGCGACGAGAACTACGGCGAAGGCTCCTCACGGGAGCACGCGGCGATGGAGCCCCGCTACCGCAACGCCAAGGCCATCATCGTACGCAGCTTCGCCCGGATCCACGAGACGAACCTGAAGAAGCAAGGTGTGTTGCCGCTCACCTTCGCCGATCCTCACACCTACGACCTGATCGACGAGGACGACCGCATCTCGATCCTCGGGCTGGCCGAGCTGGCCCCCGACCAGCCGGTGTCCTGCCGGATCGAGAAGCCCGACGGCACCGTGGTTGAGTTCCGCTGCCTGCACTCGATGAACGAGGAGCAGATCGAGTGGTTCAAGGCCGGTGGGGCGCTGAACATCATCCGCCAGCGTTCGCGCTGA
- a CDS encoding LysR family transcriptional regulator, producing the protein MDLRQLNALLAVADTGSFSAAARALHTVQSNVSTHVARLEKELGSVLIDRATGRLTEEGELVAARARRVRAELDALVADLASLHDEVAGTARIGVIGTTARWLVPRLVDAMRARHPRVRVVVVDATTTSLALQLTSGLLDLAVVNLPLSDPEIRTDHLFDEDRLLVVPAGHPLYGRDRLTLADLDGEPLLLEPKGTGFRDHLDEQCRQAGIELEPQAEVDGMRLLASLAFQGFGAALLPASAAPSWVGGEWKRVPIDGLEGRSVGLATRRKGMLSAPARALRDVVLEVVRTEGPKQPGIHADVTDR; encoded by the coding sequence ATGGATCTCCGGCAGCTCAACGCCCTGCTCGCCGTGGCCGACACCGGCTCGTTCTCGGCTGCCGCCCGAGCCCTGCACACGGTGCAGTCCAACGTCAGCACGCACGTGGCCCGGCTGGAGAAGGAGCTGGGCTCGGTGCTCATCGACCGCGCCACCGGCAGGCTCACCGAAGAGGGTGAGCTGGTTGCGGCCCGGGCTCGGCGAGTGCGGGCCGAGCTCGACGCCCTGGTCGCGGACCTCGCCAGCCTGCACGACGAGGTGGCCGGCACGGCCCGCATCGGGGTCATCGGCACCACCGCCCGGTGGCTGGTGCCCCGGCTGGTCGACGCGATGCGAGCCCGCCACCCCAGGGTCCGGGTGGTGGTCGTCGACGCCACCACCACCTCCCTCGCCCTCCAGCTCACCTCGGGGCTGCTCGACCTGGCGGTGGTGAACCTCCCGCTCAGCGACCCTGAGATCCGCACCGATCACCTCTTCGACGAGGACCGCCTTTTGGTGGTGCCCGCCGGTCACCCGCTCTACGGGCGCGACCGGCTCACGCTGGCGGACCTCGACGGCGAACCGCTGCTGCTCGAGCCCAAAGGCACCGGGTTCCGGGACCATCTGGACGAGCAGTGCCGGCAGGCGGGCATCGAGCTCGAGCCACAGGCCGAGGTGGACGGCATGCGCCTGCTCGCCTCGCTCGCCTTCCAGGGCTTCGGGGCCGCACTGCTGCCGGCCAGCGCAGCCCCGAGCTGGGTGGGCGGCGAATGGAAGCGCGTGCCCATCGACGGTCTCGAGGGCCGATCGGTCGGTCTGGCCACCCGCCGCAAGGGGATGCTCTCGGCTCCAGCCAGAGCGCTGCGAGACGTGGTGCTCGAGGTGGTCCGCACCGAGGGCCCGAAGCAGCCCGGCATACACGCCGACGTTACCGACCGGTAG
- a CDS encoding acyl-CoA carboxylase subunit beta, with protein sequence MPGVAHARRETLGDRAVILCELDGSHRRGALGSADGETIEVAARMALDQRLPLVLVVASSGADVHEGVAALAGWGRAARAVVACSGIVPLLFVVTGPAVSGPALLLGLADQVVMTSEAYAFVSGPRMVREFTGVPITVDALGGPGTHARSSGVASLVVPDRAAAINAIEELLWYLPSSTDELPPLLPTGDPTDRPAAGVAALIPASPTGSYDVRELARALLDDGELLELRAGWAANLVTALGSIGGRPVGIVANQPSMIAGTLDILASQKGARFVAFCDAFNLPIVTLVDTPGFYPGKDLEWRGMIRKGAQLAFAYARATVPRVSVTLRKSYGGAYIVMDSKRMGNDIALAWPSAQIAVMGARGAVEILHRRETDPQRRAELEADYEARLLNPYVAAERGFIDAVIDPAHTRRELAAALELLASKRERIVSRAHDNGPL encoded by the coding sequence GTGCCCGGGGTGGCGCACGCCCGCCGGGAGACCCTCGGGGACCGGGCCGTGATCCTCTGCGAGCTCGACGGCTCCCACCGCCGCGGCGCCCTCGGGTCCGCCGACGGCGAGACCATCGAGGTGGCGGCCCGCATGGCCCTCGACCAGCGACTCCCGCTGGTGCTGGTGGTCGCCTCCAGCGGGGCGGACGTGCACGAGGGAGTGGCGGCGCTCGCGGGCTGGGGGCGGGCCGCCCGGGCCGTGGTCGCCTGCTCAGGGATCGTGCCCCTGCTGTTCGTGGTCACCGGCCCCGCGGTGTCGGGCCCGGCGCTGCTGCTCGGCCTCGCCGACCAGGTGGTCATGACCAGCGAGGCGTACGCGTTCGTGAGCGGCCCGCGGATGGTCCGGGAGTTCACCGGGGTGCCGATCACCGTCGACGCCCTCGGCGGGCCCGGGACGCACGCCCGCTCCAGCGGCGTGGCCTCCCTCGTGGTCCCGGACCGGGCAGCCGCCATCAACGCCATCGAGGAGCTGCTCTGGTACCTGCCGTCGAGCACCGACGAGCTGCCGCCGCTGCTGCCCACCGGCGACCCGACCGACCGCCCGGCGGCCGGGGTGGCCGCGCTCATCCCTGCCTCGCCCACCGGCAGCTACGACGTGCGGGAGCTGGCCCGAGCCCTGCTCGACGACGGCGAGCTGCTCGAGCTGCGCGCCGGCTGGGCGGCGAACCTCGTCACCGCGCTGGGGTCGATCGGTGGGCGGCCGGTGGGGATCGTGGCCAACCAGCCGTCCATGATCGCCGGCACCCTCGACATCCTCGCCTCGCAGAAGGGCGCCCGCTTCGTGGCCTTCTGTGACGCGTTCAACCTGCCGATCGTCACGCTGGTGGACACCCCCGGCTTCTACCCGGGCAAGGACCTCGAGTGGCGGGGCATGATCCGGAAGGGCGCGCAGCTCGCCTTCGCCTACGCCCGGGCCACCGTCCCCCGGGTGTCGGTCACCCTCCGCAAGTCCTACGGCGGCGCCTACATCGTCATGGACTCCAAACGCATGGGCAACGACATCGCCCTCGCGTGGCCGAGCGCCCAGATCGCGGTGATGGGCGCCCGGGGGGCCGTCGAGATCCTCCACCGGCGGGAGACCGACCCGCAGCGGCGAGCGGAGCTCGAGGCCGACTACGAGGCCCGCCTGCTCAACCCCTACGTGGCTGCGGAGCGGGGCTTCATCGACGCGGTCATCGACCCGGCTCACACCCGCCGGGAGTTGGCCGCGGCGCTCGAGCTGCTCGCCAGCAAGCGGGAACGGATCGTCTCCCGGGCCCACGACAACGGCCCCTTGTGA
- a CDS encoding citrate synthase → MADSVTIIDNRTGESIEIPIVNGGVDATEWSKLLPGIWFYDPSFSTTAAAASAITELDGEAGILRYRGYPIEQLAEQSTYLEVAYLLIHGELPTPEQYEVWKHDITYHTFIHENVRKRFMEGFHHDAHPMGILVSTLAALSTFYPDAKDIFDEQSRYKQVIRLIAKMPTLAAGAHRHSVGMPFVYPDNSLDFTSNFLSMMWKVAEPRYEADPVLARALDILFILHADHEQNCGTTAMRVAGSAHADPYSCAAAAATALYGPRHGGANEAVIRMLTRIGSMDNVLPFIEDVKAGKGRLQGFGHRVYKNYDPRAKIIKETADKVFEVTGKNPLLDIALKLEEVALSDEYFTSRRLYPNVDFYSGLIYQAMGFPIEMFTVLFAIPRMSGWLAHWIELLDRNERIARPRQLYDGEPVRDYVPMDQRKASA, encoded by the coding sequence GTGGCCGACAGCGTGACCATCATCGACAACCGCACCGGCGAGTCGATCGAGATCCCGATCGTGAACGGCGGGGTGGATGCCACCGAGTGGTCGAAGCTGCTACCGGGGATCTGGTTCTACGACCCCTCCTTCAGCACCACGGCCGCCGCGGCGAGCGCCATCACCGAGCTCGACGGCGAAGCCGGCATCCTCCGCTACCGGGGCTACCCGATCGAGCAGCTAGCAGAGCAGTCGACCTACCTCGAGGTGGCGTACCTGCTCATCCACGGGGAGCTGCCGACACCCGAACAGTACGAGGTGTGGAAGCACGACATCACCTACCACACGTTCATCCACGAGAACGTGCGCAAGCGGTTCATGGAGGGCTTCCACCACGACGCCCACCCCATGGGCATCCTGGTCTCCACCCTCGCCGCGCTCTCCACCTTCTACCCGGACGCCAAGGACATCTTCGACGAGCAGTCCCGCTACAAGCAGGTGATCCGCCTCATCGCCAAGATGCCCACCCTCGCCGCCGGCGCCCATCGCCACAGCGTGGGCATGCCCTTCGTCTACCCCGACAACAGCCTCGACTTCACCTCGAACTTCCTGTCGATGATGTGGAAGGTGGCCGAGCCCCGCTACGAGGCCGATCCGGTGCTGGCCAGGGCCCTCGACATCCTGTTCATCCTGCACGCCGACCACGAGCAGAACTGCGGCACGACCGCGATGCGGGTCGCCGGCAGCGCGCACGCCGATCCCTACAGCTGCGCCGCGGCCGCGGCCACCGCTCTCTACGGTCCCCGCCACGGCGGCGCCAACGAGGCGGTGATCCGGATGCTCACCCGCATCGGCTCGATGGACAACGTCCTGCCCTTCATCGAGGACGTCAAGGCCGGCAAGGGCCGCCTGCAGGGATTCGGGCACCGGGTCTACAAGAACTACGACCCCCGGGCCAAGATCATCAAGGAGACCGCGGACAAGGTCTTCGAGGTCACCGGCAAGAACCCGCTGCTCGACATCGCACTCAAGCTCGAAGAGGTGGCCCTGTCCGACGAGTACTTCACCAGCCGGCGGCTCTACCCGAACGTCGACTTCTACTCCGGCCTCATCTACCAGGCGATGGGCTTCCCCATCGAGATGTTCACGGTGCTGTTCGCCATCCCCCGCATGTCTGGCTGGCTGGCGCACTGGATCGAGCTGCTCGACCGCAACGAGCGCATCGCCAGGCCCCGCCAGCTCTACGACGGCGAGCCGGTCCGCGACTACGTGCCGATGGACCAGCGCAAGGCCTCCGCTTGA
- a CDS encoding PhzF family phenazine biosynthesis protein, with amino-acid sequence MRPELVQIDAFCDRAFRGNPAAICLLDRAPGDEWMQELALEMNLSETAYLVPFELPDGEPGWSLRWFTPTVEVDLCGHATLAAAHYLYEHRSVDRPLLRFATRSGEVTATRTADGWIELDFPADPTRPAPPPAGVVEALGLDHGEVVGSAVGSHNVVVELASPEHVRAVRPDMEALRAADAASVVVTSVGEGLYDMVSRYFAPRYGIPEDPVTGSAHCTLATYWAPRLGKEDLLAHQASARGGVVRVGLRGERVKLGGQAVTVFKARLTDVALPPRSRPSSRARRAGADRA; translated from the coding sequence TTGAGGCCCGAGCTGGTCCAGATCGACGCCTTCTGCGATCGCGCCTTCCGCGGCAACCCCGCCGCGATCTGCCTGCTCGACCGAGCCCCCGGTGACGAGTGGATGCAGGAGCTGGCGCTCGAGATGAACCTCTCCGAGACCGCGTACCTGGTGCCGTTCGAGCTGCCCGACGGTGAGCCGGGATGGAGCCTGCGGTGGTTCACCCCCACGGTGGAGGTCGACCTGTGCGGCCACGCCACCCTCGCCGCCGCCCACTACCTCTACGAGCACCGCAGCGTCGATCGGCCGCTGCTGCGCTTCGCCACCCGTTCCGGCGAGGTCACCGCCACCCGCACCGCGGACGGTTGGATCGAGCTCGACTTCCCGGCCGACCCCACCCGCCCTGCTCCGCCGCCGGCCGGGGTCGTGGAGGCGCTCGGGCTCGACCACGGGGAGGTGGTCGGGTCGGCGGTGGGCAGCCACAACGTGGTCGTCGAGTTGGCCTCGCCCGAGCACGTGCGGGCGGTGCGACCCGACATGGAGGCGCTCCGGGCGGCCGACGCGGCCAGCGTGGTGGTCACGTCGGTGGGAGAAGGGCTCTACGACATGGTGTCCCGCTACTTCGCGCCCCGCTACGGCATCCCCGAGGACCCGGTCACGGGCTCCGCGCACTGCACGCTGGCCACGTACTGGGCGCCGCGCCTCGGCAAGGAGGACCTGCTCGCCCACCAGGCGTCGGCCCGGGGTGGGGTGGTCCGGGTCGGGTTGCGAGGTGAGCGGGTGAAGCTCGGCGGCCAGGCGGTGACGGTGTTCAAGGCCCGGCTGACCGACGTGGCCCTGCCGCCACGGTCCCGACCCAGCTCGCGCGCCCGGCGGGCCGGCGCCGATCGCGCCTGA
- a CDS encoding HAD-IB family hydrolase, protein MANEAAIFDLDRTLLAGASGPVISRALRTVGLLPDRSLPGEDLVFRLFDVVGENWPSMVLTRQGARLAAGWDRDATRRAGQIAAEVLAAQVQPYARVLIEEHRAAGRLVVVATTTPRDMVEPLAERIGLDGVIATTYEVRDGHYTGRIDGEFVWWRGKLRAVRAWAGDHGVALDRSYAYSDSWYDVPLLSAVGHPFAVNPDPRLRAYAIVRRWPVLFLDVPPGVPKFLGLEPQTAIFPFARPELLPFARIHLEGTEHIPAEGPAIICGNHRSYFDPLAVGYAIAQRGRPVRFLGKKEVFDAPIVGDVARALGGIRVDRGTGSDEPLKEAAAALEAGELVALMPQGTIPRGRAFFDPVLKGRWGAARLAAMTRAPVIPLGLWGTEKVWPRNARLPNVTNVLHPPEVLVRVGEPVELGYQDLDADTERIMSAIVDLLPPEARQRCEPTPEELASTLPPGYQGDPEGEHEALRRPGRD, encoded by the coding sequence ATGGCGAACGAGGCAGCCATCTTCGACCTCGACCGCACGCTTCTCGCCGGGGCCAGCGGGCCCGTCATCTCTCGCGCGTTGCGCACCGTCGGCCTGTTGCCGGATCGCAGCCTGCCCGGTGAGGACCTGGTCTTCCGGCTGTTCGACGTGGTGGGCGAGAACTGGCCGTCGATGGTCCTCACCCGCCAGGGGGCCCGCCTGGCCGCGGGCTGGGACCGTGACGCGACTCGCCGGGCTGGCCAGATCGCGGCGGAGGTGCTCGCCGCCCAGGTCCAGCCCTACGCCCGGGTGCTGATCGAGGAGCACCGTGCGGCGGGGCGGCTGGTGGTGGTGGCCACCACGACGCCGCGGGACATGGTCGAGCCCCTCGCGGAGCGGATCGGGCTCGACGGCGTGATCGCCACCACCTACGAGGTTCGCGACGGGCACTACACGGGCCGGATCGACGGCGAGTTCGTGTGGTGGCGGGGCAAGCTCCGAGCCGTGCGGGCCTGGGCCGGCGACCACGGGGTCGCGCTCGACCGCAGCTACGCCTACTCCGACAGCTGGTACGACGTGCCGCTGCTGTCCGCGGTGGGCCATCCCTTCGCGGTGAACCCCGATCCGCGCCTGCGGGCGTACGCGATCGTCCGCCGCTGGCCCGTGCTGTTCCTCGACGTGCCCCCCGGGGTCCCGAAGTTCCTGGGGCTCGAGCCCCAGACCGCCATCTTCCCCTTCGCCCGCCCGGAACTGCTGCCCTTCGCTCGCATCCACCTCGAAGGAACCGAGCACATCCCCGCCGAGGGGCCGGCGATCATCTGCGGCAACCACCGCAGCTACTTCGACCCGCTGGCGGTCGGCTACGCCATCGCCCAGCGGGGCCGCCCGGTGCGCTTCCTCGGCAAGAAGGAGGTGTTCGACGCGCCGATCGTCGGGGACGTGGCCCGGGCGCTGGGGGGCATCCGCGTCGACCGGGGCACCGGTTCCGACGAGCCCTTGAAGGAGGCGGCCGCCGCGCTGGAAGCCGGCGAGTTGGTGGCCCTCATGCCCCAGGGCACGATCCCCCGGGGGCGGGCCTTCTTCGACCCGGTGCTCAAGGGCCGCTGGGGGGCGGCCAGGCTGGCGGCGATGACCCGGGCTCCGGTGATCCCGCTCGGGCTCTGGGGGACCGAGAAGGTCTGGCCCCGCAACGCCCGGTTGCCGAACGTCACCAACGTGCTGCACCCGCCCGAGGTGCTGGTGCGGGTGGGCGAGCCGGTCGAGCTCGGCTACCAGGACCTCGACGCCGACACGGAGCGGATCATGTCGGCCATCGTCGACCTGCTGCCGCCGGAGGCTCGCCAGCGCTGCGAGCCCACCCCCGAGGAGCTGGCGAGCACCCTGCCGCCCGGGTACCAGGGCGACCCCGAAGGGGAGCACGAGGCGCTGCGCCGGCCCGGTCGCGACTGA
- a CDS encoding NAD(P)H-quinone oxidoreductase, with protein sequence MRAVVLECYGGPDVLTVREVPDPVPGPEEVVVEVVATALNRADLLQRRGRYPGPPMAYEIPGMELSGRVSVLGERVTMWRPGDEVMGIVGGGAYAERIAVHERQLMAVPRSVGVADAAAIPEVWITAYDALVAQGGLTSGRTALVHAGASGVGTAAIQIAKAIGARVIVTASAGKLASCLALGADAAVDYRSEDFVARCRELTGGHGVDVVLDVIGGDYVNRNLDALRTGGRIVQVGVMAGGVVELDVGKMLPKRASLIGTVLRPRPLEEKIALTQRFAAEILPLFDDGRCRPVIDSRFPLAEIAAAHERMEANANIGKIVIDVAPEA encoded by the coding sequence GTGCGTGCTGTCGTGCTCGAGTGCTATGGGGGGCCCGACGTCCTCACCGTCCGCGAGGTGCCCGACCCGGTGCCCGGCCCCGAGGAGGTGGTGGTCGAGGTCGTGGCCACCGCGCTGAACCGTGCCGACCTCCTGCAGCGCCGGGGGCGCTACCCCGGCCCGCCGATGGCCTACGAGATCCCGGGCATGGAGCTGAGCGGGCGGGTGTCGGTGCTCGGGGAGCGGGTGACCATGTGGCGGCCGGGCGACGAGGTGATGGGCATCGTCGGCGGCGGGGCCTACGCCGAGCGGATCGCGGTGCACGAGCGACAGCTCATGGCCGTGCCCCGCTCGGTGGGCGTGGCCGACGCCGCGGCCATCCCCGAGGTGTGGATCACCGCCTACGACGCGCTCGTCGCCCAAGGCGGGCTCACGTCCGGCCGCACTGCGCTGGTCCACGCCGGGGCATCCGGTGTGGGCACCGCCGCCATCCAGATCGCCAAGGCCATCGGGGCCAGGGTGATCGTCACCGCCTCGGCGGGCAAGCTGGCGAGCTGCCTGGCGCTGGGCGCCGACGCGGCGGTCGACTACCGCAGCGAGGACTTCGTCGCCCGTTGCCGGGAGCTGACCGGCGGGCACGGCGTCGACGTGGTGCTCGACGTGATCGGCGGCGACTACGTGAACCGGAACCTCGACGCCCTCCGCACGGGTGGGCGCATCGTGCAGGTGGGCGTGATGGCCGGTGGGGTGGTCGAGCTGGACGTGGGCAAGATGCTGCCCAAGCGGGCCAGCCTCATCGGCACCGTGCTGCGCCCCCGCCCGCTGGAGGAGAAGATCGCGCTGACCCAGCGGTTCGCGGCGGAGATCCTCCCGCTGTTCGACGACGGGCGGTGCCGGCCGGTGATCGACTCGCGTTTCCCGCTGGCCGAGATCGCCGCCGCGCACGAACGCATGGAGGCCAACGCCAACATCGGCAAGATCGTCATCGACGTGGCCCCGGAGGCCTGA